In one window of Frigoriglobus tundricola DNA:
- a CDS encoding BatA domain-containing protein, whose translation MMYPPFAVFTPALAAGAAAAAVAVPLAIHLLFRKRYQVVPWAAMRFLVVAERRHKRRIDQWLLLLLRTAALALLLFAMLATTAWAERLWQAIKPGTTETINNVPRTHHVIVIDTSLSMTAKTEDGQTRFERAVAQAEHLIRSGNPGDGYTLLKMTGTLAEPVVPGPSNDPEKVVAALRAEVKPTHGTADHTAALPVIADIITRSPRAYPRRQLTFISDLQRASWANAVPRPENSTAEVWQRITARADVVVVDTARDDVNNLAVADLALADPMPLVDHPAAVTVTVANLSRTERKNVRVDLLLGRPSGGSDSLVAIGQKAIDAIPPGLRGTVKFDLSGPNGFRDRGIHVLQAKLVEGDDLPADDSRALAVEVRDGIHALLVDGRADPLPERRAATYLNFALFPLHASPGLTPARPRVVTPGEFLDPVCDLTGVDCVFLCDVPNPTSDLAAKLDAVLRRGGTVVIGLGPNAAASRTQYNTVLYREGNGILPGALGDTVTVASPDDLGFQLHADDDEYRKAPLVSFNDDRFRAGLTSVPFQTYMKLDAPPGGRARRIMTFARAGAAAPDPKTAAGAKPDPALVEWGRHRGRVYVFTSTFNEGWNAWPRLPTFPPFWGELLKHCVANPDRHTLRVGEPIEEFFPTSAAGLEAGLSGPDGLTAHIRLELEDEAGVGRFKNTAVSGLYRMGINGSRDRVFAVNVAEIDPARASESDLRRTDRSEFRAPVQVVDDPAEVKPTGESGAVLTTAPKPHGPFLARFATEFALLVLATELLLAWRFGPSRTAAAASAAPRSALAKRLQRLAGTLAALLPWPWPGSSSSRCSTPSAPATRSGSSRTACAPRSKRPRAYPPPPRARAPSGGSTGSPRSSATPPPTGAWW comes from the coding sequence ATGATGTACCCCCCGTTCGCCGTCTTCACACCCGCACTCGCCGCCGGTGCCGCTGCCGCCGCGGTCGCGGTGCCACTCGCCATCCACCTGCTCTTCCGCAAGCGCTACCAGGTCGTGCCCTGGGCCGCGATGCGGTTCCTCGTCGTCGCCGAACGGCGCCACAAGCGGCGCATCGACCAGTGGCTGCTCCTCCTCCTGCGGACCGCCGCACTCGCCCTGCTGCTCTTCGCCATGCTCGCCACCACCGCATGGGCCGAACGGCTGTGGCAGGCCATCAAGCCCGGCACCACCGAAACCATCAACAACGTCCCCCGCACGCACCACGTCATCGTCATCGACACGTCTCTCAGCATGACCGCTAAGACTGAGGACGGCCAGACCCGGTTCGAGCGCGCCGTCGCCCAGGCGGAACACCTCATCCGCTCCGGCAACCCCGGCGACGGCTACACCCTCCTCAAGATGACCGGCACCCTCGCGGAGCCCGTCGTCCCCGGGCCGTCCAATGACCCCGAAAAGGTCGTTGCCGCGCTCCGGGCCGAGGTGAAACCCACCCACGGCACGGCGGACCACACCGCGGCCCTCCCGGTGATCGCCGACATCATCACCCGCTCCCCGCGCGCGTACCCCCGGCGCCAACTCACGTTCATCAGCGACCTCCAGCGCGCCTCCTGGGCCAACGCCGTCCCGCGGCCCGAGAACAGCACCGCCGAAGTGTGGCAGCGGATCACCGCCCGCGCCGACGTGGTCGTGGTCGACACCGCCCGCGACGACGTCAACAACCTGGCCGTTGCCGACCTCGCCCTCGCCGACCCCATGCCCCTCGTCGATCACCCGGCCGCGGTCACGGTCACGGTCGCCAACCTGAGCCGCACCGAGCGGAAAAACGTCCGGGTCGATCTGCTGCTCGGGCGCCCGTCCGGCGGCTCCGACTCCCTCGTCGCCATCGGACAGAAGGCGATCGACGCCATCCCGCCCGGCCTGCGCGGCACCGTGAAGTTCGACCTCAGCGGCCCGAACGGGTTCCGCGACCGCGGCATCCACGTGCTCCAGGCGAAGCTGGTCGAGGGCGACGACCTCCCCGCCGACGACAGCCGCGCGCTGGCGGTCGAGGTCCGCGACGGGATACACGCCCTTCTCGTCGACGGGCGGGCCGATCCGCTGCCGGAACGGCGCGCGGCCACGTACTTGAACTTCGCCCTCTTCCCGCTCCACGCCAGCCCCGGACTCACACCCGCGCGCCCACGCGTCGTGACGCCCGGCGAGTTCCTCGACCCCGTCTGCGACCTCACCGGCGTGGACTGCGTGTTCCTCTGCGACGTCCCCAACCCGACGTCCGACCTGGCCGCCAAACTGGACGCGGTGCTCCGCCGCGGCGGCACCGTCGTCATCGGGCTGGGCCCGAACGCCGCCGCCAGCCGCACCCAGTACAACACGGTCCTGTACCGCGAGGGCAACGGTATCCTCCCCGGTGCGCTCGGCGACACCGTCACCGTTGCGAGCCCGGACGACCTCGGGTTCCAACTGCACGCGGACGACGACGAGTACCGCAAGGCGCCGCTCGTCTCGTTCAACGACGACCGCTTCCGGGCCGGCCTCACCTCCGTCCCGTTCCAGACCTATATGAAGCTCGACGCGCCGCCGGGCGGGCGCGCCCGCCGCATCATGACCTTCGCCCGCGCCGGGGCCGCGGCGCCCGACCCCAAGACCGCGGCCGGGGCGAAGCCCGACCCGGCCCTCGTCGAGTGGGGCCGGCACCGCGGCCGCGTGTACGTGTTCACCAGCACGTTCAACGAGGGCTGGAACGCCTGGCCCCGGCTGCCCACGTTCCCCCCGTTCTGGGGCGAGTTACTGAAACACTGCGTGGCGAACCCGGACCGCCACACGCTCCGCGTGGGCGAGCCGATCGAAGAGTTCTTCCCCACCAGCGCCGCCGGCCTCGAAGCCGGCCTCAGCGGCCCGGACGGGCTCACGGCCCACATCCGGCTCGAGCTGGAAGACGAAGCCGGGGTGGGCCGGTTCAAAAACACCGCGGTGAGCGGGCTCTACCGAATGGGGATCAACGGCTCCCGCGACCGCGTGTTCGCGGTGAACGTCGCCGAGATCGACCCCGCGCGGGCCAGCGAGTCGGACCTGCGCCGCACCGACCGGAGCGAGTTTCGCGCGCCGGTGCAGGTGGTGGACGATCCGGCGGAGGTGAAACCGACCGGCGAGAGCGGCGCCGTTCTGACCACCGCACCGAAACCGCACGGCCCGTTCCTCGCCCGCTTCGCCACGGAGTTCGCCCTGCTCGTCCTGGCGACCGAACTGCTGCTCGCGTGGCGCTTCGGCCCGTCGCGGACCGCGGCCGCCGCGAGCGCGGCCCCGCGGTCCGCCCTGGCGAAGCGCCTCCAGCGGCTGGCCGGCACCCTGGCGGCGCTGCTCCCCTGGCCCTGGCCGGGTTCGTCCTCGTCGCGGTGTTCCACGCCGAGCGCACCGGCAACCCGCTCGGGTTCCTCCCGCACGGCCTGCGCGCCGCGATCGAAACGGCCGCGGGCGTACCCGCCGCCGCCCCGGGCGAGGGCACCAAGTGGCGGCTCGACGGGTTCACCGCGTTCTTCCGCAACGCCGCCACCGACCGGCGCGTGGTGGTGA
- a CDS encoding VWA domain-containing protein: MILLDTSASMDTRDLFKDPAVRARAEDLAGTTPLSDVNRLRLAQLLLARPDADWLDRLLKEKQVKVRLYAVDTDTRPLATVEDEDQAADARGAIAKLTAAGEGSHLGEGVEAVLKDFRGSPLAAIIMFTDGVTTAGADLPKAARAAAQDGVPLFLVGVGDTWETPDLILNDVHAEPVVGRGDRLVFEARLGARGQVPAAPVTVFLREKTPTGLEDRGQATVTPDPSGNPVPVTIAHTPQEAGEKTFVLEVPAAPGETNTRNNKIERTVLVTDSRRIRVLYVEGYPRYDFRFVKVLLERESDRSVGGKSVEVQVVLQDASKGWAETDKSAFRGEFPTRTELFGFDVVILGDVDPKQIGGARTAVVLRDLADFVKVKGGGLLFLAGEHGTPAAYADTPLAEVLPVIPGDAPGATRPPEEQPITEEYQPKLTPAGKMHPLFRFSADQAESARVWGNLKPLLWYARGYRRKPLTSVLAEHPTRAAEGGAPGEKHPLVVQQFAGAGPVLFLGLDDTWRWRFRSDEEHFDRFWIQAVRVLSRSRIRRPELRVVPRAEFRRDERVTVQVEFPIESPAPGGDTPVRVSVTRSPLKTRDGAPGPGATETSTLALNRVPGPTILFEATLPRAPEGEYRFEMIDPEVQGSRPFATASVLPPMNERDRTELNRADMERAASQSGGGFYTLATATDVFNDLKNLQRVPLNQPCPPVPLWNQPAVYGLLMLLLLTEWLLRKRERLL; this comes from the coding sequence GTGATCCTGCTCGACACCTCGGCCAGCATGGACACCCGCGACCTGTTCAAAGACCCCGCCGTGCGCGCCAGGGCCGAGGACCTCGCCGGCACCACGCCGCTGTCGGACGTGAACCGGCTGCGGCTGGCGCAGCTGCTCCTCGCCCGCCCGGACGCCGACTGGCTCGACCGGCTCCTGAAGGAGAAGCAGGTCAAGGTGCGCCTCTACGCCGTGGACACGGACACCCGACCGCTGGCGACCGTGGAGGACGAGGACCAGGCCGCCGACGCGCGCGGGGCCATCGCGAAGCTGACGGCCGCGGGCGAAGGGTCGCACCTCGGCGAGGGCGTCGAGGCGGTGCTGAAGGACTTCCGCGGCAGCCCGCTCGCCGCCATCATCATGTTCACCGACGGCGTGACCACCGCCGGCGCCGACCTCCCCAAGGCCGCCCGCGCCGCGGCCCAGGACGGCGTGCCGCTGTTCCTCGTCGGCGTCGGCGACACCTGGGAGACGCCCGATCTGATCCTCAACGACGTCCACGCCGAACCCGTGGTGGGCCGCGGCGACCGGCTCGTGTTCGAGGCCCGGCTCGGCGCCCGCGGCCAGGTCCCGGCGGCCCCGGTCACGGTGTTCCTCCGGGAGAAAACGCCGACCGGGCTCGAGGACCGCGGACAGGCGACCGTCACGCCCGACCCGTCCGGCAACCCGGTCCCGGTCACCATCGCGCACACGCCGCAGGAGGCGGGCGAGAAGACGTTCGTCCTCGAGGTCCCGGCCGCGCCCGGGGAGACCAACACGCGGAACAACAAGATCGAGCGCACGGTCCTCGTCACCGACTCGCGCCGCATCCGCGTGCTGTACGTGGAGGGCTACCCGCGGTACGACTTCCGGTTCGTGAAGGTGCTGCTGGAGCGCGAGTCCGACCGCTCCGTCGGCGGCAAGTCGGTGGAGGTCCAGGTCGTCCTCCAGGACGCGTCCAAGGGCTGGGCGGAAACCGACAAGTCCGCGTTCCGCGGCGAGTTCCCGACCCGCACCGAGCTGTTCGGGTTCGACGTGGTCATCCTGGGCGACGTGGACCCCAAGCAGATCGGCGGCGCCCGCACCGCCGTGGTCCTCCGCGACCTCGCGGACTTCGTGAAGGTGAAGGGCGGCGGCCTGCTCTTCCTCGCGGGGGAGCACGGCACGCCCGCCGCCTACGCCGACACGCCGCTGGCGGAGGTGCTGCCGGTCATCCCCGGCGACGCCCCGGGGGCGACGCGCCCGCCCGAGGAGCAGCCGATCACCGAGGAGTACCAGCCGAAACTCACGCCCGCCGGCAAGATGCACCCGCTGTTCCGGTTCTCCGCGGACCAGGCCGAATCGGCCCGCGTCTGGGGCAACTTGAAACCGCTCCTGTGGTACGCCCGGGGCTACCGCCGCAAGCCGCTGACGAGCGTGCTGGCCGAGCACCCGACGCGGGCCGCGGAGGGCGGCGCGCCGGGCGAGAAGCACCCGCTCGTGGTCCAGCAGTTCGCCGGCGCCGGCCCGGTCCTGTTCTTGGGCCTCGACGACACCTGGCGGTGGCGGTTCCGCTCCGACGAGGAGCACTTCGACCGGTTCTGGATCCAGGCCGTTCGCGTGCTGTCGCGGTCCCGCATCCGCCGGCCGGAGCTCCGGGTGGTGCCCCGGGCCGAGTTCCGCCGCGACGAGCGGGTGACGGTCCAGGTGGAGTTCCCGATCGAGTCGCCGGCGCCCGGCGGCGACACGCCCGTGCGCGTGTCGGTCACCCGGTCGCCGCTCAAGACGCGCGACGGGGCGCCCGGCCCCGGCGCGACCGAAACCTCGACCCTCGCCCTCAACCGCGTCCCCGGCCCGACCATCCTGTTCGAGGCCACGCTCCCCCGCGCGCCGGAGGGCGAGTATCGGTTCGAGATGATCGACCCGGAGGTCCAGGGGTCGCGGCCGTTCGCCACCGCGTCGGTGCTGCCGCCGATGAACGAGCGCGACCGCACGGAACTGAACCGCGCCGACATGGAGCGGGCGGCGAGCCAGTCCGGCGGCGGGTTCTACACGCTCGCCACCGCGACCGACGTGTTCAACGACCTGAAGAACCTCCAGCGCGTGCCGCTGAACCAGCCGTGT